A single Phoenix dactylifera cultivar Barhee BC4 chromosome 1, palm_55x_up_171113_PBpolish2nd_filt_p, whole genome shotgun sequence DNA region contains:
- the LOC103704329 gene encoding glycine-rich RNA-binding protein RZ1A, with amino-acid sequence MSDIEEYRCFIGGLSWSTTDGNLKDAFEKFGHLTEAKVVVDRFSGRSRGFGFVTFDEKNAMEEAIEAMNGIDLDGRAITVDRAQPQGSSRDRNGDRDYDRYRGRGRDRDHGRDFGGGRGSNSGECFKCGKPGHFARECPSGDGARGDRYGGRDDRYGSGGSGNSRYGPDRNGDRYSGRNRDGGSRSGPGTDRYNRDRSGPYERPSGGGYRS; translated from the exons ATGTCAGACATAGAGGAGTACCGCTGCTTTATTGGGGGCCTGTCATGGTCAACTACTGATGGAAATCTGAAGGATGCATTCGAAAAATTTGGCCACCTTACCGAGGCAAAG GTAGTTGTGGACAGGTTTTCTGGTCGATCTCGTGGATTTGGTTTTGTCACTTTTGACGAGAAAAATGCTATGGAAGAAGCCATTGAAGCGATGAATGGAATTGATTTGGATGGACGAGCTATCACTGTAGATAGAGCTCAGCCACAAGGATCTTCTAGGGATCGTAATGGTGACCGTGATTATGATCGCTACCGTGGTCGTGGTCGTGATCGTGATCATGGTCGTGACTTTGGTGGAGGACGTGGTTCAAACAGTGGAGAGTGCTTCAAATGTGGCAAGCCTGGGCATTTCGCAAGGGAGTGCCCATCTGGTGATGGTGCAAGAGGAGATAGGTATGGTGGCAGGGATGATAGGTATGGCAGTGGGGGCAGTGGTAATAGTCGTTATGGACCTGACCGTAATGGGGACCGATATTCTGGGCGCAACAGGGATGGGGGAAGCCGTAGCGGGCCAGGAACTGATCGATATAATCGTGATCGGTCTGGTCCATATGAACGTCCCAGTGGAGGGGGCTACAGATCTTAA